The following are encoded together in the Pedobacter steynii genome:
- a CDS encoding RagB/SusD family nutrient uptake outer membrane protein, whose translation MKNRYITIYTFGLLIASATLFNGCKKSDLSPTPTTAINTDDAFTSPGRVEAAMVGLYSLLSSGAYMNAMLLQADIKGEDIYVRRSGNYNRFAQAYSYAETPTSLQQTFWREGYRLIANCNQAIQKVPLAPLTDADKKKYLAEARAMRAIAYFNLVRCYGKPYSLDPNALGVAKSDTPLGVDSELPGRATVKEIYDFILEDLNYAVQNMSPSLSKISRLTLPAVQGLLSRVYLSMGNKWAEASSFAKLARAGHPLDDKATLLNGFYKASGEWIWDMEYTPDNTPGYVGAASFHEPYDVGYSTFRADTNFHRLFKTNDIRKQQFFVSDAGYGDALTRDYEVKDAAGYLMNKFYFKPGFDASVVLMRSAEMFLNEAEAEAELGNWPAAQNALFEIQRRSITGAVKSTNTGDALKEEIQIERRKELYGEGFRIFDIQRRKETLKRTGGSHWSKVNMAPGDPKFLMPIPKEEIDANPKIVQNPL comes from the coding sequence ATGAAAAACAGATATATAACAATTTACACGTTCGGATTGCTGATTGCATCCGCGACATTATTTAACGGGTGTAAAAAAAGCGACCTTAGCCCTACTCCAACCACTGCTATCAATACTGATGACGCTTTCACCAGTCCGGGAAGGGTTGAAGCAGCGATGGTAGGCTTGTATAGTCTTCTGTCTTCTGGTGCATACATGAACGCTATGCTATTACAGGCAGACATCAAAGGAGAAGATATTTACGTAAGACGGTCAGGAAACTATAACAGGTTTGCGCAGGCTTATAGTTACGCGGAAACTCCAACCAGTCTCCAACAAACATTTTGGAGAGAAGGCTACAGATTGATTGCCAACTGTAATCAGGCGATCCAAAAAGTTCCACTTGCCCCTCTTACCGATGCAGATAAAAAGAAATATCTTGCAGAGGCCAGAGCAATGAGGGCAATTGCCTATTTTAACCTGGTGAGGTGTTATGGAAAACCATATTCACTTGATCCTAATGCTCTTGGAGTTGCAAAATCAGATACACCTCTTGGTGTAGATTCGGAATTACCTGGAAGAGCAACCGTAAAGGAGATTTACGATTTTATTCTTGAAGACCTGAATTATGCAGTACAAAACATGTCACCTTCTCTTTCAAAAATCTCCAGACTTACCTTACCGGCAGTTCAGGGGCTTTTATCAAGGGTTTATTTAAGCATGGGTAATAAATGGGCAGAAGCGAGCAGCTTTGCTAAACTGGCAAGAGCTGGTCATCCTTTAGATGATAAAGCCACATTACTGAATGGATTCTATAAAGCTTCAGGCGAATGGATCTGGGATATGGAATACACTCCGGACAATACTCCAGGATATGTAGGTGCAGCTTCATTTCATGAGCCTTATGATGTGGGTTACAGTACTTTTAGGGCAGATACCAATTTCCACCGCTTGTTTAAAACTAATGACATCCGTAAACAACAGTTTTTCGTTTCAGACGCTGGCTACGGTGATGCCTTGACTCGTGATTATGAAGTGAAAGACGCAGCTGGTTATTTGATGAATAAATTTTATTTTAAACCCGGATTTGACGCTTCAGTGGTATTGATGAGGTCTGCTGAAATGTTTTTAAATGAAGCTGAGGCTGAAGCGGAACTGGGGAACTGGCCTGCTGCACAAAATGCTTTATTTGAAATACAACGCCGTTCAATTACCGGTGCAGTAAAATCGACTAATACTGGTGATGCATTAAAGGAAGAAATCCAGATAGAAAGAAGAAAAGAGCTTTACGGTGAGGGCTTTAGAATCTTTGATATCCAAAGAAGAAAAGAGACGTTGAAAAGAACCGGCGGTTCGCACTGGTCTAAAGTAAATATGGCTCCTGGTGATCCTAAATTCTTAATGCCAATTCCAAAAGAGGAAATTGATGCCAATCCAAAAATTGTGCAAAATCCACTTTAG
- a CDS encoding SusC/RagA family TonB-linked outer membrane protein, with product MKKILLSLFVFMLIAGTTVAQNRTITGTVTDQSDGKPLPGVSVRVKGGVGGSQTNGEGKYSLSVPDGATTLEFSYIGYTAQTKAISGNVINVALQVNATELGEVIVVAYGTATKESYTGSVGVVKAADLKDRPVTSVDKALQGTVPGLVVKSASGQPGSVAQVRVRGVGSINSEASPLYVVDGVPMDTQGDISMLSASNNQTTNILSSLNSEDIESVTVLKDAASAALYGSRAANGVVIITTKKGKAGKTKIQAGATFGYSDLAVKQHKMLNASEYFKVYWDASYQGFIDAGQSPALATTNANAETIDILSVNPYNTPKPYAAQGVLSNGAALLYDTDWRKEVLRTGKNEDYNVSFSGGSETTKFYVSGGYFDQEGIALASSFKRYTAKANLENKATDFLTLGMYNTLSYTDQNAPSGGTNGSSLLGFTNNVSNVYPLYARNADGSIQYDTKGQPVYNFDNNMFKDYNPVYLSKEDKFSTQTARVLSSAFAEISFLKDFKFKSMFTVDYLTNRELLFYNMEHGDGVAVGGRASRFSARNLGLNITNTLNYSKSVDKHLFGFLAGHEASKTNYDLINAAGTGFPFPGVYELRSSSKAATADSYQTDYRNTGYFSRFNYSYDNKYFFSASIRRDASSVFGIDSKWGTFWSVGGAWRVKQEAFLQNVNWLTDLKLRANYGTVGNDKFISTNPELSRYASLDLYELGFNYNGQGGTSYNQLGNGKLQWERNTNTDVALEFRLFNIFNGEIVYYKRSSKDLLFAKPLSMITGFPSINTNLASLDNSGIEVGLNADAVTTKDFTWNVGLNFARNTNKITKLSQPEVIVGSKRYRVGVDIYRYYIEEYAGVDPANGNALWYKDQTDANGTTTKVTTSDYREATRYEQGSAFPKLTGAFNNRFTYKDFDLGFMVYFSLGGKIMDNNYQSLTGDGLSPGKQLSRDALNAWKNPGDNTNMPRFILSNNTLSNSRSTRYLFDATYARLKTVSLGYSLPKSLISKTGILQNARIYVMGENILTWAKHKGVDPEFDFDGVAGNEIPNVKTFSFGLNVGF from the coding sequence ATGAAAAAAATCTTACTAAGCTTGTTTGTGTTCATGCTCATTGCCGGGACCACGGTTGCACAAAACCGGACAATCACAGGTACAGTTACGGATCAATCCGATGGCAAACCACTGCCAGGAGTAAGTGTTAGAGTAAAAGGAGGTGTGGGTGGTTCCCAGACCAACGGGGAAGGAAAATATTCATTAAGTGTTCCAGACGGTGCGACTACACTGGAGTTTTCATACATCGGATACACTGCCCAAACAAAAGCCATTTCAGGGAACGTCATTAATGTAGCACTTCAGGTAAATGCTACGGAACTTGGAGAAGTCATCGTTGTTGCTTACGGTACTGCTACCAAGGAATCTTATACCGGCTCAGTGGGCGTTGTAAAAGCGGCAGATCTTAAAGACAGACCAGTAACTTCGGTGGATAAGGCACTTCAGGGTACTGTTCCAGGTCTGGTAGTTAAAAGTGCTTCGGGACAACCAGGCTCAGTGGCCCAGGTGAGGGTCAGAGGGGTTGGATCAATTAACTCTGAAGCCTCCCCTTTATATGTTGTTGACGGGGTTCCAATGGATACTCAGGGTGACATCAGTATGTTGAGCGCCTCGAATAACCAAACTACGAACATTTTATCCTCTCTGAATTCAGAAGATATCGAATCAGTTACCGTATTAAAAGATGCAGCTTCTGCAGCCTTATATGGATCAAGAGCTGCAAATGGTGTGGTGATCATTACGACAAAAAAAGGTAAAGCAGGTAAAACAAAAATTCAGGCCGGTGCGACATTTGGTTATTCTGATCTTGCAGTAAAACAACATAAAATGTTAAATGCTTCGGAATATTTCAAGGTTTACTGGGATGCCAGTTATCAAGGTTTCATTGATGCCGGACAAAGCCCTGCCCTGGCCACCACCAATGCCAATGCGGAAACCATTGACATTTTGAGTGTAAATCCATACAATACACCTAAACCATATGCGGCACAGGGAGTATTGAGCAATGGTGCTGCATTGCTTTATGATACAGACTGGAGAAAAGAAGTATTGCGTACAGGTAAAAACGAAGACTACAATGTAAGCTTTAGCGGAGGATCTGAAACGACCAAATTCTACGTATCTGGTGGATATTTTGACCAGGAAGGTATTGCTTTAGCTTCTTCTTTTAAACGTTATACAGCGAAAGCAAACCTCGAGAACAAAGCCACTGATTTTCTTACTTTAGGGATGTACAATACACTATCCTACACTGATCAGAATGCTCCATCCGGAGGCACCAATGGTTCAAGTTTATTAGGCTTCACCAACAACGTATCAAATGTATATCCTTTATACGCTAGAAACGCAGATGGCTCGATTCAGTATGATACAAAAGGACAACCGGTTTACAACTTTGACAACAATATGTTTAAGGACTACAATCCGGTTTACCTAAGTAAAGAAGATAAATTCTCTACACAAACTGCAAGGGTACTTTCCTCAGCTTTTGCCGAGATTTCTTTTCTTAAAGATTTTAAATTTAAATCCATGTTCACAGTGGATTATCTGACCAACCGTGAGCTATTGTTCTACAATATGGAGCATGGCGACGGTGTTGCTGTAGGCGGAAGAGCATCCCGCTTTTCTGCAAGAAACCTGGGATTAAACATCACCAATACCTTAAATTACAGCAAAAGTGTTGACAAACACCTTTTTGGATTCCTTGCTGGTCATGAAGCATCCAAAACAAACTATGATCTGATAAATGCAGCGGGAACAGGCTTTCCTTTTCCTGGTGTATATGAGTTAAGATCTTCGTCTAAAGCAGCAACTGCTGATTCTTATCAGACTGATTATCGTAATACCGGATATTTCTCCCGTTTCAATTATTCTTATGACAACAAATATTTCTTCTCAGCCAGTATCAGACGAGATGCTTCATCCGTTTTCGGAATAGATAGCAAATGGGGTACTTTCTGGTCTGTGGGTGGAGCATGGAGAGTAAAACAAGAAGCCTTTTTACAGAACGTGAATTGGTTAACTGATTTAAAATTAAGAGCTAATTACGGAACAGTTGGTAATGATAAATTCATTTCTACCAATCCAGAATTATCCCGTTACGCCTCTCTGGATTTATATGAGCTTGGATTCAATTACAATGGCCAGGGCGGAACCTCTTATAACCAGCTTGGAAACGGAAAATTACAATGGGAAAGAAATACCAACACTGACGTTGCCCTTGAATTCCGTTTGTTTAACATCTTTAACGGAGAGATTGTTTATTACAAACGATCCTCGAAAGACTTGTTATTTGCTAAGCCATTATCTATGATTACTGGTTTCCCTTCCATCAATACCAACCTTGCGTCATTAGACAATAGCGGTATAGAGGTTGGCTTAAATGCAGATGCCGTGACAACTAAAGATTTTACCTGGAATGTTGGTTTGAACTTCGCCAGAAATACAAACAAAATCACTAAACTTAGTCAACCGGAAGTGATCGTTGGATCGAAAAGATACCGTGTCGGAGTAGATATCTATCGTTATTACATTGAAGAATATGCAGGTGTAGATCCTGCAAATGGAAATGCCCTATGGTACAAAGATCAAACAGATGCAAATGGAACTACCACAAAAGTAACCACATCAGATTATCGTGAGGCAACCAGATACGAACAAGGTTCAGCCTTTCCAAAATTAACAGGTGCATTTAACAACAGATTTACCTATAAAGATTTCGATCTTGGCTTTATGGTTTATTTCAGTCTTGGAGGAAAAATCATGGACAATAACTATCAATCTCTGACAGGAGACGGCTTAAGCCCTGGTAAACAATTATCAAGAGATGCCCTGAATGCCTGGAAAAATCCAGGCGACAATACCAATATGCCTCGTTTCATCCTTTCGAACAACACCCTTAGCAACTCACGTTCAACCCGTTATTTGTTTGACGCAACCTACGCAAGGTTAAAAACGGTTTCCTTAGGATACTCTTTGCCTAAAAGTTTAATCAGCAAAACCGGAATACTTCAAAATGCAAGGATTTATGTAATGGGAGAAAATATACTAACCTGGGCAAAACATAAAGGAGTAGATCCTGAATTTGATTTCGATGGTGTTGCAGGAAATGAGATTCCAAATGTAAAAACATTCTCTTTTGGTCTTAATGTAGGATTTTAG
- a CDS encoding MFS transporter has product MLIDDKIHILYPTKEVERKELLNLQNKDDLMISKQKHRFFLSLFFFISGFSFATWASRIPTIKTTFDFNEAELGSILLALPVGSLLGLPISGWLISRFNSKVPLAGGYALNALSLSLIGFAQNTFSLIVAVILFAFTTRIFNISVNTQALTLQKQFEKKIIGSFHGYWSIGGIAGILLSTFLLTLNVSIQLHFSIVAGIMLLVTVYSYQFLLGGDRSKTGNKLILSKPDPYIFYLGVVVFLCAICEGGMFDWSGIYFQEIIKVEIFTYGYLIFMTFMAASRFLSDIIIARFGMPKTYIMSAAFIISGISLAIIFPTFWTAMAGFSLVGFGTASIIPMSYALAGASKKYSPGMAISIIATYSITGMLLGPPLIGYLAHAFNLRVSFIIFALCGLLLIPITRLFFNHQQKVG; this is encoded by the coding sequence ATGTTGATAGACGATAAAATCCATATTCTATACCCGACTAAGGAGGTGGAACGAAAGGAATTGCTAAATTTGCAGAATAAAGATGATCTAATGATTTCCAAGCAAAAGCACCGTTTCTTTTTAAGTCTGTTTTTTTTCATATCGGGTTTTAGCTTTGCTACCTGGGCATCCAGGATTCCGACGATTAAAACAACATTCGACTTTAATGAGGCGGAGTTGGGAAGCATCTTACTGGCATTGCCTGTGGGATCATTATTAGGACTCCCAATTTCAGGCTGGTTAATTTCCCGTTTCAATAGTAAAGTACCCCTGGCCGGGGGCTATGCCTTAAACGCGCTTTCTTTATCCCTGATCGGTTTTGCGCAAAATACGTTTAGCCTCATAGTAGCGGTTATTCTATTTGCTTTTACCACCAGGATATTCAATATCTCAGTGAATACCCAGGCATTGACCCTTCAGAAGCAATTTGAGAAGAAAATTATAGGTTCTTTCCATGGATACTGGAGTATTGGTGGAATTGCGGGAATCTTGCTTTCTACTTTCCTGCTAACCCTAAACGTGTCCATCCAGCTTCACTTTTCTATTGTAGCAGGAATTATGTTACTGGTTACGGTATATTCTTATCAGTTCCTGCTTGGGGGAGACCGCTCCAAAACAGGAAATAAGCTCATTCTAAGCAAACCTGATCCGTATATCTTTTATCTAGGAGTGGTGGTATTCTTATGCGCCATCTGCGAGGGAGGGATGTTCGATTGGAGCGGAATCTATTTTCAGGAAATCATAAAAGTGGAGATCTTTACTTATGGTTACCTGATCTTTATGACCTTTATGGCAGCATCCAGATTCCTGTCAGATATTATTATTGCCAGATTTGGAATGCCTAAAACTTATATTATGAGTGCGGCCTTTATTATATCCGGTATTAGTCTTGCGATTATCTTTCCAACTTTCTGGACGGCTATGGCGGGCTTTTCTCTGGTTGGTTTTGGTACTGCATCGATTATCCCGATGTCTTATGCACTTGCAGGAGCTTCAAAAAAATATTCTCCGGGAATGGCGATTTCTATTATCGCTACTTATTCGATTACAGGAATGCTATTAGGGCCACCGTTGATTGGTTACCTGGCACATGCATTTAACCTAAGGGTATCTTTCATCATCTTCGCCCTTTGTGGTTTATTGTTGATCCCGATTACCAGGTTATTCTTTAACCATCAGCAAAAAGTAGGGTAG
- a CDS encoding DUF6973 domain-containing protein: MENQGSEVNAFRHVLWQATITSEFGSDVASKVGFAHEENPNSNWSTDYTKKSFGTLGGADERIDLTNNEIGRSIGEENKGMGMKDLALKVLDAFKTDGLWTATRQSDGTFRMTQTKISNEQHKSLQKVFNNLNNDGFTFAEEMKRIAEARKETGTAIK; the protein is encoded by the coding sequence ATGGAAAACCAAGGGAGTGAAGTTAATGCTTTCCGACATGTATTATGGCAAGCAACAATTACCAGCGAGTTTGGAAGCGATGTAGCTAGTAAAGTAGGATTTGCTCATGAAGAGAACCCTAATAGTAATTGGAGTACTGATTATACGAAAAAATCTTTTGGTACACTGGGCGGTGCAGATGAAAGAATCGACTTAACCAATAATGAAATCGGTAGATCAATTGGTGAAGAGAATAAAGGAATGGGTATGAAAGATCTTGCTTTAAAAGTTTTAGACGCTTTCAAAACCGACGGATTATGGACCGCTACTAGACAGAGTGATGGAACATTCCGAATGACTCAAACTAAAATTAGTAATGAACAGCATAAATCCCTTCAGAAAGTCTTTAATAATTTGAATAACGATGGTTTTACTTTTGCTGAAGAAATGAAGCGTATAGCAGAAGCCAGAAAGGAAACAGGAACTGCCATAAAATAA
- a CDS encoding c-type cytochrome, translated as MEDILKQLRRGLIIVILLIVVMLGLMVAMVVANILPESSLSAKVEGIDSASSSKETKKNAMWKAPEISSLTDKDEKKLVEYGRDLIANTSRYLGPNGTVGKLTNGMNCQNCHMDAGTKPFGNNYSAVYSTYPKFRARSGTKETIVKRISDCFERSLNGSRPGNEEMNAMVAYIRFLGTGVKKDSIPQGAGLEKLAYLDRAADPVRGALIYQSKCASCHGAKGEGILTEDKNSFVYPPLWGPQSYNDAAGLYRISNFAGYVKNNMPFGASYENQLLTDEESWDIAAFVNSQPRPHKDQAGDWKDISKKPVDYPYGPYSDGFTERQHKYGPFKPIVQLIKHSK; from the coding sequence ATGGAAGATATTTTAAAACAGCTTCGTCGTGGACTGATTATAGTCATCTTACTTATCGTTGTAATGTTAGGCTTGATGGTCGCTATGGTGGTCGCTAATATACTCCCAGAATCTTCTCTATCGGCTAAAGTGGAAGGTATAGATTCTGCATCATCGTCCAAAGAAACTAAAAAAAATGCGATGTGGAAAGCTCCGGAAATTAGTTCCCTAACAGATAAGGATGAAAAGAAATTGGTGGAATATGGCAGGGACCTGATCGCCAATACCTCCAGGTATTTAGGACCAAATGGTACGGTTGGAAAACTGACTAATGGTATGAATTGTCAGAATTGCCATATGGATGCTGGCACTAAACCATTTGGAAATAATTATTCAGCTGTTTATTCGACCTATCCAAAGTTCAGGGCAAGATCAGGAACTAAGGAAACGATCGTGAAGCGGATTTCAGATTGCTTTGAAAGAAGCCTTAATGGCAGCAGACCCGGAAATGAGGAAATGAACGCAATGGTTGCATACATCAGGTTTTTGGGTACAGGCGTAAAAAAAGACAGCATTCCACAGGGGGCAGGACTGGAAAAGCTTGCGTATCTTGACCGGGCCGCTGATCCGGTAAGGGGAGCATTGATTTATCAGTCAAAATGCGCCTCTTGTCATGGTGCTAAGGGAGAGGGGATATTAACGGAAGATAAAAATTCCTTTGTGTATCCTCCTTTATGGGGACCGCAAAGTTATAATGATGCCGCAGGCTTGTATAGAATTTCCAATTTCGCAGGATACGTTAAAAATAATATGCCTTTTGGAGCATCTTACGAAAATCAGTTATTGACAGATGAGGAATCCTGGGACATCGCTGCCTTCGTAAATTCGCAACCCAGACCTCATAAGGATCAGGCGGGCGACTGGAAAGACATTTCGAAAAAACCGGTTGATTATCCCTATGGGCCCTATAGTGATGGATTTACAGAGCGCCAACACAAATACGGACCATTCAAGCCAATTGTACAACTTATCAAACACTCAAAATAA
- a CDS encoding DsrE family protein, with protein MKKFRLLAVTAVLLFSLNVVAQEKQEVSKPFRGAIAVKKIYKVVYQLNTEDDKKIAATLKNINNALQDPRLAGKLKVELVVHGGGVVAFKKGSAYEQQLLELQKKGVLLAQCENTLKERNIEKDELYSFISFVPSGNGELIIRQSEGWAILHP; from the coding sequence ATGAAAAAGTTCAGATTACTGGCAGTTACAGCTGTTTTGCTGTTCAGCTTAAATGTGGTAGCTCAGGAAAAGCAAGAGGTATCGAAACCCTTCCGCGGAGCCATTGCAGTAAAGAAAATCTATAAGGTGGTATATCAGTTGAATACAGAAGATGACAAGAAGATTGCTGCTACATTAAAGAATATAAACAATGCTTTACAAGACCCAAGGCTGGCAGGAAAGCTTAAGGTGGAATTGGTTGTTCATGGCGGAGGTGTGGTTGCATTTAAAAAAGGTTCAGCCTATGAACAGCAGCTGCTGGAACTCCAGAAAAAAGGTGTGCTACTTGCGCAGTGTGAGAATACGCTCAAAGAACGAAACATTGAAAAAGATGAACTTTATAGCTTTATTTCCTTTGTGCCTAGCGGTAACGGAGAACTGATCATCCGCCAAAGTGAGGGTTGGGCAATTCTTCATCCTTAA
- a CDS encoding molybdate ABC transporter substrate-binding protein, translating to MKLIYAALLATTTTLLTFNTHAQEYKFDPPWNKPFNDGLNFTIKGIDNVPDLYGDITDPQLVIFFAGNQFMVIDDLLKGFKETYPQYTRIFAETLPPGILAKQIQSGSITIGNMRISHLPDVYTAGKSRIVEFSDWFSRTEVYAKNKLAIMVQKGNPARIERLQDLGRADVKIAMPNPEWEGIGKRIEEAYVKAGGVALKKKIMMDKVQDKSTYLTQIHHRQTPMRILYGESQAGPVWYSEAYYQKMINHPIEIIEIPDKENIQATYMAGQLKKAPHKQAAKDFMDFIISKKGKEIYRKYGFTTND from the coding sequence ATGAAACTGATTTATGCTGCTTTACTGGCAACCACGACAACGTTGCTGACCTTCAATACGCATGCCCAGGAATATAAATTCGACCCCCCATGGAATAAGCCTTTCAATGATGGACTGAATTTTACGATCAAAGGAATTGACAATGTACCCGATCTTTATGGAGATATCACTGACCCGCAATTGGTCATTTTTTTTGCGGGGAACCAATTTATGGTGATCGATGATTTGCTTAAGGGCTTCAAAGAAACCTACCCTCAATATACCCGTATCTTTGCCGAAACACTTCCTCCGGGGATCCTGGCGAAGCAAATACAGAGCGGTTCAATAACTATTGGTAATATGAGAATCTCACATCTACCAGATGTATATACAGCCGGCAAGTCAAGGATTGTGGAGTTTTCAGATTGGTTTTCCAGAACTGAAGTCTATGCTAAAAATAAGCTTGCAATCATGGTTCAAAAAGGAAACCCTGCCAGAATTGAGCGCTTACAGGATCTGGGTAGGGCTGATGTTAAAATTGCAATGCCAAATCCTGAATGGGAAGGAATTGGAAAAAGAATAGAGGAAGCCTATGTTAAAGCAGGAGGAGTAGCATTAAAAAAGAAGATTATGATGGATAAGGTGCAGGATAAATCTACTTATCTTACGCAAATACACCACCGGCAAACCCCGATGCGCATTCTTTATGGAGAATCGCAGGCCGGGCCGGTCTGGTACTCTGAAGCCTATTATCAGAAGATGATTAATCACCCTATAGAAATTATTGAAATCCCCGATAAAGAAAATATTCAGGCGACCTATATGGCAGGGCAGTTAAAAAAAGCGCCACATAAACAGGCGGCGAAAGATTTTATGGACTTTATAATCAGTAAAAAAGGTAAGGAAATTTATCGTAAATATGGTTTTACCACAAACGACTAA
- a CDS encoding LysR substrate-binding domain-containing protein, whose amino-acid sequence MFDFRLKVFYIVAKRLNFTRAAEELFITQPAVSRHIHEIEVFYKTKLFERNGTKIKLTQAGILLLKHSEELLNLHRNIESDLAALSKNIKGSLKIGASTTIANYFLPKYLASFKLKFPEVKIALISNNTETIENLLLGNKIDIGLVEGQTKRQYINYRSFARDEIVLCTSNVNAVSKKTTISTAELQKLPMVLREPGSGSLEVITSALKNVDVNLSDLNIDMELENTESIKSYLLNSQSFAFLSIHSMLKELKSGELKVIDVKGLDIKRCFYFITQKGDEHYLKETFVKHLLSDSFKLQ is encoded by the coding sequence ATGTTTGATTTTAGACTCAAGGTTTTTTATATCGTAGCAAAGCGACTTAACTTTACCAGGGCAGCAGAAGAGTTGTTTATTACTCAGCCGGCAGTAAGCCGGCATATACACGAAATTGAGGTATTCTACAAAACTAAACTCTTTGAGCGCAATGGGACAAAAATTAAGTTAACGCAAGCGGGGATTTTGCTTTTGAAACATTCGGAAGAACTGCTTAATCTACACCGTAATATAGAGTCTGATCTCGCGGCACTTTCAAAGAATATTAAGGGATCGCTTAAGATCGGGGCGAGCACAACGATTGCAAATTATTTTTTACCAAAATATCTTGCATCGTTCAAACTGAAGTTTCCTGAAGTGAAAATTGCACTTATCTCAAATAATACGGAAACGATTGAGAATTTGTTGTTAGGGAATAAAATAGATATTGGTTTAGTGGAGGGACAAACCAAACGTCAGTACATTAATTATAGATCGTTTGCCAGGGATGAAATTGTTCTATGTACAAGTAATGTCAATGCGGTCTCGAAAAAAACAACCATATCTACAGCTGAACTGCAAAAATTACCTATGGTGCTCAGAGAACCTGGTTCAGGCTCTTTGGAAGTCATCACCTCAGCACTAAAAAATGTAGATGTAAATCTATCAGATTTAAATATCGATATGGAATTGGAAAACACAGAGAGTATAAAATCTTATCTTCTGAATTCGCAATCATTTGCATTTCTTTCTATCCACTCGATGCTAAAGGAGCTTAAAAGCGGTGAATTAAAGGTTATTGATGTAAAAGGCCTTGATATTAAAAGATGCTTCTACTTCATTACGCAAAAGGGCGATGAACATTATTTGAAGGAAACTTTTGTTAAACATCTGTTATCCGATAGTTTCAAGCTTCAATAG
- a CDS encoding YtxH domain-containing protein, whose amino-acid sequence MKYNNYRKVLSSLTSQKSDSTLPVVALLAGLAVGAVIGVLFAPERGTDIRTRISDKAKGLSDTAKDKIRAVKNKFHTEEEELTDLKDEVVDKVKSKAKEATDLKDELVDEAKSKAKDISEEVKSAADKVTNG is encoded by the coding sequence ATGAAATACAATAATTATCGAAAAGTACTCTCTTCTTTAACCTCTCAGAAATCAGATTCTACCCTACCCGTGGTAGCTCTTTTAGCCGGACTTGCAGTTGGTGCAGTAATTGGAGTTTTGTTTGCCCCCGAACGAGGCACAGACATCAGGACACGGATTTCAGATAAAGCTAAAGGTCTTTCCGATACTGCTAAAGACAAAATCCGGGCTGTAAAGAACAAGTTTCATACCGAGGAGGAAGAACTGACTGACCTAAAAGACGAAGTAGTTGATAAAGTAAAGTCCAAAGCAAAAGAAGCAACTGATCTTAAAGATGAGCTGGTTGATGAGGCTAAATCTAAAGCAAAAGATATCTCAGAAGAGGTTAAATCGGCTGCAGATAAGGTAACAAACGGCTAG